A stretch of Falco rusticolus isolate bFalRus1 chromosome 2, bFalRus1.pri, whole genome shotgun sequence DNA encodes these proteins:
- the LOC119143090 gene encoding lysosomal Pro-X carboxypeptidase isoform X1 produces the protein MLRLLLVLLLLRAPGALPVSPCRRGAAPPVAPYLTRYLTQQIDHFGFDENLTFQQRYLVADQHWKKNNGPILFYTGNEGDITWFCNNTGFMWDVAEELKAMLVFAEHRYYGESLPFGNESFSDSKHLNYLTSEQALADFAVLIEYLKATIAGARYSPVIAIGGSYGGMLAAWFRMKYPHVVAGALAASAPIWQFGDLVPCGAYFSIVTNDFKKSGTGCSESIRNSWKAINHLSSTDAGLQWLSNTFHLCSPLKNLQDAAMLKNWLSETWVNLAMVNYPYKADFLQPLPAWPIQEVCKFLKDPTLSDKLLLQNVFQAVNLYYNYSGEASCLDMSETATKNLGQLGWYYQACTEMVMPMCTDGVNDMFEPQKWDFDAFSDQCYRFWGVRPRPSWILSMYGGKNISSYSNIVFSNGGLDPWSAGGVTQNITDSLVAIVIPDGAHHLDLRSRNPLDPKSVQQARALEICYMKQWIEKARYSH, from the exons ATTGATCACTTTGGATTTGATGAAAACCTTACATTCCAGCAACGGTATCTAGTAGCAGAtcagcactggaagaaaaacaatggACCAATACTGTTTTATACAGGCAACGAAGGAGACATCACATGGTTCTGCAACAATACA GGTTTTATGTGGGATGTGGCTGAAGAACTTAAAGCCATGTTGGTATTTGCTGAACACAGATATTATGGAGAATCTTTGCCCTTTGGGAATGAGTCTTTTAGT gATTCCAAGCATCTGAATTACCTGACCTCAGAACAAGCTCTGGCAGACTTTGCAGTACTGATTGAGTACTTAAAGGCAACCATTGCAGGAGCCCGTTACAGTCCTGTCATAGCTATAGGAGGATCTTATGGAGGAATGCTTGCAGCCTGGTTTAGGATGAAGTACCCCCATGTGGTAGCTGG AGCTCTGGCAGCCTCTGCCCCAATCTGGCAGTTTGGTGATTTGGTTCCCTGTGGCGCTTACTTCAGCATAGTGACCAATGATTTCAAAAAGAGTGGGACGGGCTGTTCAGAAAGCATCCGGAATTCCTGGAAGGCCATTAACCACCTTTCTTCAACAG atgcAGGTTTACAGTGGCTTTCCAACACATTTCATTTGTGCAGCCCATTAAAAAATCTTCAGGATGCTGCTATGTTGAAAAATTGGCTGAGTGAAACATGGGTAAACTTGGCTATGGTGAACTATCCCTATAAAGCTGActtcctgcagcctctgccagcttGGCCTATACAG GAAGTCTGCAAGTTCTTGAAGGATCCCACTCTCTCTGACAAACTGTTGCTGCAGAATGTTTTCCAGGCAGTAAATCTATACTACAATTACTCAGGAGAAGCCTCATGCTTAGACATGTCTGAGACTGCAACAAAGAATCTGGGCCAGTTGGGTTGGTACTATCAG GCTTGCACTGAGATGGTGATGCCCATGTGCACAGATGGTGTCAATGACATGTTTGAGCCTCAGAAATGGGACTTTGATGCATTTTCAGACCAGTGTTACAGGTTCTGGGGGGTGAGGCCACGCCCCTCTTGGATTCTTTCTATGTATGGAGGGAAAAACATCAGTTCATACAGCAATATCGTTTTCAG CAACGGTGGCCTGGACCCCTGGTCTGCAGGTGGGGTGACCCAGAACATCACAGATTCCCTTGTGGCAATTGTCATACCAGATGGAGCCCATCACCTGGACCTACGCAGCCGCAACCCTTTGGACCCCAAATCTGTGCAGCAAGCTCGAGCCTTGGAAATCTGCTACATGAAGCAGTGGATTGAAAAGGCCAGGTACAGCCACTGA
- the LOC119143090 gene encoding lysosomal Pro-X carboxypeptidase isoform X2: MCRVKESTVERLNHLFDDNAVLMYQIDHFGFDENLTFQQRYLVADQHWKKNNGPILFYTGNEGDITWFCNNTGFMWDVAEELKAMLVFAEHRYYGESLPFGNESFSDSKHLNYLTSEQALADFAVLIEYLKATIAGARYSPVIAIGGSYGGMLAAWFRMKYPHVVAGALAASAPIWQFGDLVPCGAYFSIVTNDFKKSGTGCSESIRNSWKAINHLSSTDAGLQWLSNTFHLCSPLKNLQDAAMLKNWLSETWVNLAMVNYPYKADFLQPLPAWPIQEVCKFLKDPTLSDKLLLQNVFQAVNLYYNYSGEASCLDMSETATKNLGQLGWYYQACTEMVMPMCTDGVNDMFEPQKWDFDAFSDQCYRFWGVRPRPSWILSMYGGKNISSYSNIVFSNGGLDPWSAGGVTQNITDSLVAIVIPDGAHHLDLRSRNPLDPKSVQQARALEICYMKQWIEKARYSH; this comes from the exons ATTGATCACTTTGGATTTGATGAAAACCTTACATTCCAGCAACGGTATCTAGTAGCAGAtcagcactggaagaaaaacaatggACCAATACTGTTTTATACAGGCAACGAAGGAGACATCACATGGTTCTGCAACAATACA GGTTTTATGTGGGATGTGGCTGAAGAACTTAAAGCCATGTTGGTATTTGCTGAACACAGATATTATGGAGAATCTTTGCCCTTTGGGAATGAGTCTTTTAGT gATTCCAAGCATCTGAATTACCTGACCTCAGAACAAGCTCTGGCAGACTTTGCAGTACTGATTGAGTACTTAAAGGCAACCATTGCAGGAGCCCGTTACAGTCCTGTCATAGCTATAGGAGGATCTTATGGAGGAATGCTTGCAGCCTGGTTTAGGATGAAGTACCCCCATGTGGTAGCTGG AGCTCTGGCAGCCTCTGCCCCAATCTGGCAGTTTGGTGATTTGGTTCCCTGTGGCGCTTACTTCAGCATAGTGACCAATGATTTCAAAAAGAGTGGGACGGGCTGTTCAGAAAGCATCCGGAATTCCTGGAAGGCCATTAACCACCTTTCTTCAACAG atgcAGGTTTACAGTGGCTTTCCAACACATTTCATTTGTGCAGCCCATTAAAAAATCTTCAGGATGCTGCTATGTTGAAAAATTGGCTGAGTGAAACATGGGTAAACTTGGCTATGGTGAACTATCCCTATAAAGCTGActtcctgcagcctctgccagcttGGCCTATACAG GAAGTCTGCAAGTTCTTGAAGGATCCCACTCTCTCTGACAAACTGTTGCTGCAGAATGTTTTCCAGGCAGTAAATCTATACTACAATTACTCAGGAGAAGCCTCATGCTTAGACATGTCTGAGACTGCAACAAAGAATCTGGGCCAGTTGGGTTGGTACTATCAG GCTTGCACTGAGATGGTGATGCCCATGTGCACAGATGGTGTCAATGACATGTTTGAGCCTCAGAAATGGGACTTTGATGCATTTTCAGACCAGTGTTACAGGTTCTGGGGGGTGAGGCCACGCCCCTCTTGGATTCTTTCTATGTATGGAGGGAAAAACATCAGTTCATACAGCAATATCGTTTTCAG CAACGGTGGCCTGGACCCCTGGTCTGCAGGTGGGGTGACCCAGAACATCACAGATTCCCTTGTGGCAATTGTCATACCAGATGGAGCCCATCACCTGGACCTACGCAGCCGCAACCCTTTGGACCCCAAATCTGTGCAGCAAGCTCGAGCCTTGGAAATCTGCTACATGAAGCAGTGGATTGAAAAGGCCAGGTACAGCCACTGA